The Streptomyces sp. NBC_01268 genome window below encodes:
- a CDS encoding DUF192 domain-containing protein, whose product MGWSGSAGRAWRDGTGSLVTPDGGAVPLEIAASYRARRRGLLGRDGIAGALLITPTNSVHTFGMRFTIDVAYLDRSLTVLDVVTMRPGRLGMIRPRGRHVLEAAGGAMADWGLRRGVRVTVDRQGGPEPSSVNAP is encoded by the coding sequence GGGTGGAGCGGAAGTGCGGGGCGGGCCTGGCGGGACGGCACGGGGTCACTGGTCACGCCGGACGGCGGGGCGGTGCCCTTGGAGATCGCCGCTTCCTATCGGGCCCGTCGCCGGGGGCTGCTCGGCCGGGACGGGATCGCGGGCGCGCTGCTCATCACGCCGACCAACAGCGTGCACACCTTCGGCATGCGCTTCACCATCGACGTCGCCTATCTCGACCGTTCGCTGACCGTCCTCGACGTGGTGACGATGCGCCCCGGTCGGCTGGGCATGATCCGCCCGCGCGGCCGGCACGTCCTGGAGGCGGCGGGCGGCGCGATGGCCGACTGGGGGCTGCGCCGGGGCGTACGGGTCACGGTGGACCGTCAGGGCGGGCCGGAGCCCAGCAGCGTGAACGCCCCGTAG
- a CDS encoding glycosyltransferase family 39 protein translates to MSRTAPAPPWAALGGYAATRLLGLAALAVVAAATGKDGLHRLMGRWDAVWYTRIAEHGYGYQVTLPDGSVHADLAFFPLFPALERAVAAALPVDVPTAGLLVSWAASLAAAWGIYEVGAHVAGKRAGIVLAVLWGVYPTAFVQSMAYTETLFTALAAWSVLAVLRGRWILAGALCVLAGLTRPTAAALIAAIGITALVTVVRERRLRAPVVVGALLAPLGWLAYIVYVGVRQGAATAYFDVQAAWGNSIDGGVALVRFIAGLPWPAALGLCAALGLLAWLVALCVRQRQPLPLLVYSVTVVVISLVGAAYFGSRPRLMMPAFGLLLPPAAALARLRPRTAVPVLAVLALGSGVYGAFTLLGSGPP, encoded by the coding sequence GGCTGCACCGGCTCATGGGGCGCTGGGACGCGGTCTGGTACACCCGGATCGCCGAGCACGGCTACGGCTACCAGGTCACCCTGCCCGACGGCAGCGTCCACGCCGACCTCGCCTTCTTCCCCCTCTTCCCCGCCCTGGAACGGGCCGTCGCCGCCGCCCTGCCCGTCGACGTGCCCACCGCGGGACTGCTCGTCTCCTGGGCCGCCTCGCTCGCCGCCGCCTGGGGCATCTACGAGGTCGGCGCGCACGTGGCCGGGAAGCGCGCCGGGATCGTGCTCGCCGTCCTGTGGGGCGTGTACCCGACGGCGTTCGTGCAGTCGATGGCGTACACGGAGACGCTCTTCACCGCGCTCGCCGCCTGGTCGGTCCTCGCCGTGCTGCGCGGGCGCTGGATCCTCGCGGGCGCGCTCTGCGTCCTCGCCGGGCTCACCCGGCCGACCGCCGCCGCGCTGATCGCCGCGATCGGGATCACCGCCCTGGTCACGGTCGTACGGGAGCGCCGGCTGAGGGCCCCCGTCGTCGTGGGCGCGCTGCTCGCGCCGCTCGGCTGGCTCGCGTACATCGTCTACGTCGGCGTCCGGCAGGGCGCCGCGACCGCCTACTTCGACGTCCAGGCCGCCTGGGGCAACTCCATCGACGGCGGCGTCGCCCTCGTCCGCTTCATCGCCGGGCTGCCCTGGCCCGCCGCCCTCGGCCTGTGCGCCGCGCTCGGCCTGCTCGCCTGGCTGGTCGCCCTGTGCGTGCGGCAGCGGCAGCCGCTCCCGCTGCTCGTCTACTCGGTCACCGTCGTCGTGATCTCCCTGGTCGGCGCCGCGTACTTCGGCTCCCGGCCGCGCCTGATGATGCCCGCGTTCGGTTTGCTCCTGCCGCCCGCCGCGGCCCTCGCCCGGCTCCGGCCCCGTACCGCCGTGCCGGTCCTCGCCGTGCTGGCGCTCGGCTCGGGCGTCTACGGGGCGTTCACGCTGCTGGGCTCCGGCCCGCCCTGA